From Coffea arabica cultivar ET-39 chromosome 9c, Coffea Arabica ET-39 HiFi, whole genome shotgun sequence, one genomic window encodes:
- the LOC113708121 gene encoding agamous-like MADS-box protein AGL28 has translation MKGREKIEMKKIEKEDDLYATFYKLRDELFMEASELCTTCKVDIGVIIFSPTGEPHSFFHPNADKVFNRFLGRDMPRDDADQLAEALARARVEQLEQQLHELEVQQEIEEERAKKLDELFAQDGIVGWPGVPIDQMDMEMVTNLEAKIDNLLLQLEEHAKKLTEEASSSNVPPSKI, from the coding sequence ATGAAAGGTCGTGaaaaaattgagatgaaaaAGATAGAAAAGGAGGATGATCTGTATGCTACTTTTTACAAACTAAGAGATGAGCTTTTCATGGaagcaagtgaactttgcacaACATGCAAAGTTGACATTGGAGTCATAATTTTTTCTCCAACTGGTGAGCCACACTCTTTCTTCCATCCAAATGCAGACAAAGTTTTCAATCGATTTCTGGGGAGAGACATGCCTAGGGACGATGCAGATCAACTTGCTGAGGCCCTTGCTCGAGCTAGAGTTGAACAGCTCGAGCAACAACTTCATGAGCTTGAAGTTCAACAAGAGATTGAAGAAGAACGAGCCAAGAAGTTGGATGAACTTTTTGCCCAggatggcattgttggttggcCTGGTGTGCCAATTGATCAAATGGACATGGAAATGGTAACAAATCTGGAGGCAAAGATAGACAACCTGCTTCTCCAATTGGAGGAACATGCCAAGAAGTTGACAGAAGAGGCTTCTTCATCAAATGTTCCCCCCAGCAAGATTTGA